The Ascochyta rabiei chromosome 3, complete sequence genome segment AAGAGCATGGCTTTGCACCTGCTATTCACCGTCGACCGGTAGGGCAGGAGTCGAGACTACCGCGCCCAGTCACGCCCCCCCAGCAGCAGGCCGCCTATGCAAGAGACGACATGTCAGAGGATTCAGTTGAAGTTGGAAGACAAGCGTCGCCTTCACAAGATAGGTGGGCGCAGATCAGGAGGAACGCTGCTGAGCGCGCAGCACGACTTAGCGAAGAACAGACTCGTCGCAGCCGAAGCCAGAGCCAGAGTCAGCGCACCGACGAAGGGGAGACTAGTGGTGAAGAGACGATTGAGAGCCGTGTTGCACGCATCAAAGCCCGTGTTGCTGAGCTAACAGGCAACGTCGATGGAACGCCAGCCAGGCCTGGTGCTGGTGTCGTGCGGTAGATAACGTAATCTGGTATACACAAGTATGTTCAGCATCCCTACCAAGGCAAATAGATGGCTAACATGGACAACAGATCTTTCATGCGTCTATACTGTCTGCTTTCTCAGCGTACAAAGAGCACAGATACCCATTTCCGTTTTGCTCTCCGGACATCTAATACCCCTCCAATGTCTTCAGCGGCTTCCTGTTTGGCTTGCTTTATGTTTTGAACGATTCGATTTTAATCTGCTAGGAGTAATGGAGGGTAGTGCGAGGTTGTGCTTCAAGCACTTGACCAGATTCCTTTTTAATTCGTGCATACTTGCTGGAGGTGGATGGACACCCTAGATTGGCTCGAATGTAATGCAAATGCTCGTCCGAACCATGCTGGATGTTCAAACCACTGAGACGAGGCATCGTAGTTGAGATTTCCTTTGCAAGCAGTCTTGTTGTAGTCCTACCACGCTAATTGGAGTGGAGCTACGATCACACAGCTCGGAGCGTTGGTTGGGACTCGCAAGAGAGGGCCTCTTGTTACTGGCCATCCACACAGCAGGCGCGTAAACGGGTCATGTTGCAGCCCAGTCCGGGTAATCACAACCAAGTCACTGCACTTCAACCACTATACCCCAGCGTAGTCGCAAAGTGTGCAGTCGGCTACGATGGCCCATTCGCATCTGATATCGGACGGTGGGTCGGTCATGGCTGCGTCATCCCGCGTGGATAGGTGCTTATCTAAATATAGAGCATTCGTTGCAGCGGAGGTAAAGGTACGCGAGACCGACGAACTACGACACTCGAGGTGATGGTCGATGACGCGTACAGACCGACGCATGCAACACTCCAGGCACAGCTCAGACAATATCTGTCACTTCGCCCTGTGTAGCCCGCAGGTGCGACTCGTGCACGCAGCACAACATAGCCCAGATCCCTTCGCTGCTCGAGTTTCCATGAGCCAATGCTAGCGTCTCCTCGTTCCCAGGAGCATCCCATTTTCAAGGGTGTCGACACTGCTCGCCTTGGACGTATGCCTACCTGTCCTGCGGGGCTGGTGAGACCGAGGCAACATCATCGTCCCATGCCGATTCCACGAGACACACGCGCATACGGACTCTGCAGACGTGGGAGGAGATCAGGGTCTGCATGGGCATCTGCATCGGCTGGAGGATGCAGATGCGGTTCCTCGAGGGTCTGGCAACGGTTGTGAAATGTCCTATAATTAGCCTTGATCATGGCTGTCTAACCCAGACAGAGTGATTTAGCGGACGCCGGTGGGTGTCATTCACGTGCACACAGCGGCCAGCCAATGGCAGCCGCGGGTCAGGCGTTGCACAACGCTCAAAACGCAGCAAATGGCCGCGAAGGGGCTGCTTGGCGAGTAGCGGCCCAGGCTCGACAGCAGGCAGGCTTCTAATTATAGGCAGCGGTGCCCTCCACACTCCCCTCTGCACATCATCTCTCGCTTTGAGGCTCAAGGACCCGAGAGCTTTGGGTACAGCTCTGCGTCGCGCGTTGGAACCATATAGCTTGCGGGctgcagaagaagcagcaCCATCCTCGCGCCGACTTTGGCCGCCCATTCTGGCCTCCTGAAACGCTCTCGCAGTAACGCGGTCGTGCTCACCAAGCCGCCGCGCAAGCTAATCGGCGCCTCCGCCCTCGACAACGCTCGACTACGAGCCACGCCATCGCCGTCCCGTATACCCCTCGCCGTTCGATGCGCGCTGACGGCTGATTTCGCTCTTCGCCATGGGTCGCAGAAAGATCGAGATCAAGGCCATCAAGGATGACCGGAACCGCTCAGTGTACGCTTTCCCTCCACGGCGCGCGCTCGCCGCCGACTGTGGCTAACATTGCGCAGCACCTTTCTGAAGCGCAAGGGCGGTCTGTTCAAGAAGGCGCACGAGCTCTCTGTGCTCTGTTCCGTCGACGTCGCCGTCATCATCTTCGGCCACAACAAGAAGCTGTACGAGTTTTCATCCGGCGACATCAACGAAACCATCGGTCGTTACCAATATGTAAGCTTTCTCTCGCCCGTTGACCCATGGACACAACACCTAACCGAGTCGTGCTGACAGGTCACGCAGTATGGCGGCGCACATGAACACAAGGGCCCGGAGGACTTCATGGGCAAGAAGGACggcgacgaagacgaggacgaggacgaggacggcgCGCCTCCACGCGACTCGCACACCCCACCAGAGCAGCATGGCCTGATGCCGCACCACATGCAGCACGCCCAAGTCTTCCAACACGTCCGGCACGTCACACCTTCAGCCTCTCCACCAATACCGAGCGGCTTCCAGCACCGTGGCCCTTCACCGCAACCCGGCCACCACCTGTCGCGCCCGAACTCACGACTGGACCAACACCCTGGTCACGTTCGTCGAAGCTCCAACCTCGCACCTCCACAGCCATACCCCTCGCaagcaccgccgccgccgcctagCTATGCCTATATGCCGAACCCGCCCTTCTACAATCCGCAAGCCGCTCAAAGACCGCCACAGGGCCCGCCTGGGCCTCAATATCATTACACTCACCCCATGCCGAATCCGCAGGTACAGCAATATATGCAGCAAGAGCAACGGAGACAGTCAATGCCACCTGTACCACAGATGCAGCCTTCACCACAGATGCAGCCCTCACCACAAATGCAGCCTACCGCGCAGATGCAACCACAACACCCGtcacagcaacagcagcagcagcagcagcagcaacaacaacaccaacagcAGATCCAGcaccaacagcagcagcaggcagagcaacaacaccaacagcaatcacaacagcagcagcaacaacaacaacaacaacaacaacaacaacagcaacagcaacagcaacaacaacagcaacaacaacagcaacaacaacagcaacagcaacagcaacaacaacagcaacaacaacaatcaCAGACACCGCAATcccaacaacagcagcaacatcAGCGACCGCCGCAGCCTACAATCACCGTCCCATCTCCGCCTCCGCCCCAACACGACTTCCAGAGCCCTCCACTTCCGCAACCGAGACCATTACACGCATCCGCCAAACACAGCATCTTCACGCCGATTGACGACAGCCAGTCTATGCTAGCCGCACATTGGGGTAGCAGTAGTTTAGTTCCCCTTCGCAGCGACATTCAAGTCATAAAGCAGGAGAATCGATCGCAGTCGATTGATGTAGCCGCCATGTCACGCCTCCAGCCCAATGGTGCCCAGCCCTTACAGCCGCCAAAAATGTCCAGCCCGCAGCTACCGCAACCGCTCCAGCGAACACACTCGAGCCCATCTGTACCCCCAATCGCTCCGCTCGCACGAACGAACAGTTTACAGATGGATAAGAACAAGCCAAAACTGCGCGTCCAGATCCCTAGTGAACACTCAGACGGAGGCAGCGCTACAGCCGAATCATCACCCAAAGACTCGATCTCGGGCGCAACCCCAGCTCGCAGCACCGATGCATCACATTCCTCAGGCGTCGTCCTCCCACCTCCCTCTCCCAGCGCAAACTCGCTCCTCAGCGCCGGCGCAACGGGGCCGCCCAATCCCTTCGCACGACCTCCGCCGCCTACCAACAGCAACTCGTACGGCAGCAGCAACCGCGACATGGAGACGCCCATATCAGCATTGCCGAGCCGGTTTGTAGAGAACGGACTGTTGCCGTCGCCAAGCAGCTTCTACCCGGAGTGGGGCTTTGGGCGCGACTCCAACATGCTCCCAAGCCCGTTGACCTTCCAAACACCGGTCGTGGGCAACGGGCCCTCTTTT includes the following:
- a CDS encoding resistance to lethality of mkk1p386 overexpression; the protein is MGRRKIEIKAIKDDRNRSVTFLKRKGGLFKKAHELSVLCSVDVAVIIFGHNKKLYEFSSGDINETIGRYQYYGGAHEHKGPEDFMGKKDGDEDEDEDEDGAPPRDSHTPPEQHGLMPHHMQHAQVFQHVRHVTPSASPPIPSGFQHRGPSPQPGHHLSRPNSRLDQHPGHVRRSSNLAPPQPYPSQAPPPPPSYAYMPNPPFYNPQAAQRPPQGPPGPQYHYTHPMPNPQVQQYMQQEQRRQSMPPVPQMQPSPQMQPSPQMQPTAQMQPQHPSQQQQQQQQQQQQHQQQIQHQQQQQAEQQHQQQSQQQQQQQQQQQQQQQQQQQQQQQQQQQQQQQQQQQQQQQQQQQSQTPQSQQQQQHQRPPQPTITVPSPPPPQHDFQSPPLPQPRPLHASAKHSIFTPIDDSQSMLAAHWGSSSLVPLRSDIQVIKQENRSQSIDVAAMSRLQPNGAQPLQPPKMSSPQLPQPLQRTHSSPSVPPIAPLARTNSLQMDKNKPKLRVQIPSEHSDGGSATAESSPKDSISGATPARSTDASHSSGVVLPPPSPSANSLLSAGATGPPNPFARPPPPTNSNSYGSSNRDMETPISALPSRFVENGLLPSPSSFYPEWGFGRDSNMLPSPLTFQTPVVGNGPSFARDESADRKRKTSDGGSDTSQKRVKA